Part of the Carnobacterium pleistocenium FTR1 genome is shown below.
AACAGGCATTACCCCGTAATAGCCTTCTTCACCGTCTATTTCAATCATCTTAATAACCGGTTCTGAACTTTCTTCAAAAGAAAAGTCCCCTAATTTTGACTCGAAAAGTAAGCGCGATGTCGGAGTGTAGACCCGTACGATTACATCTTCTTCATTCATTTTTGCATATAGCGTATCTTGGTAATTTCCAGAATCTTCAAAGGTTGTATTTCCCTGACCATACTCTTCCCTTAATTCCATAGCATCTGGAAAGTAAGAAGGGTTAAAAGCGGAGTAGACAATTGCTTTTGATAAAGCAGTGGAATCACTATCGGTTAATTTATTTTCATCAACTAACCGGTTTGAAGCCCCGAATAAAACCTCTCTGAAGTTTTCTTCCTCTTGTGTAAACATAATTTGTCTAAAGCCTACAAAAATAACAACAGAAAAAACCGAAAACGTTAGGAAAATTGCTAGTGTAGCACCAATTGTCCACTTCCATTTTAACGAAAGCCGTTTCCTTTTCTTTTTGCTATCTTTTTTGTTATAAAAAGGGAACTTCACGAACGCATCACGTAACCTGTACCACGAACGGTTTGGATGTAGCTATCAACGTTAGGAACATCAATTTTATTGCGTAAGTAACGAATATAAACATCTACTACATTCGTTTCAACTTCAGTTTCGTATCCCCATACTTTATTTAACAGTACATCACGAGCTAAAACAACATTCACGTTTTCCATTAATTCTAATAACAATTCATATTCACGTTTTGTTAATTCGATGACTTCATCTCCACGGCGCACAACCCGGTTTTCTTTTTCGACCTTTAAATCTCGGTAAGTAACGGTTGTTTGTTTCGTGATATTTTGTTCACTCTCAATCTCAATACGACGGAATAAGGCACGTAATCGTGCTAATAATTCTTCAATTGCAAATGGTTTAACAATATAGTCATCCGCACCATGATCTAATCCAGATACTCGATCAATAACAGAGTCTCTAGCAGTCATCATAATAATAGGTACATTGCTAACTAGTCTGATACGACGGCAAACATCTATTCCATTTAATTCTGGTAACATTAAGTCTAATAAGATAACATCCCAATGTGCATCTTCTGCAACCGCTGCTTCTAATCCGCTGCGACCATCATAACGAACCTCTGTTGCGTAACCCTCATGTTTTAATTCAAGTTCTACAAATCGAGCCAGATTCTTTTCATCTTCAATAATTAAAATTTTATTCATGCTATTGCACACCTGCTCCTCTAAAATCACTTTTTTCTATTTAGCTCTTATTAAGATACCATGATAAATAGTTTTTCACAATCAATTTTTAATGTGTCCGTTATCATTTTACCATAAATTAAAAATAAGTGAGGACCTTGAAATCTATATTTAAGAACTATCAAACCATTTAAATATTTTTTTGCTTTATTCCTTCAATTTTCAACTAACATACACTGTTAGAGAACCAAAAAAGAGACTAAATTAAAATTTAGTCTCTTTTTTGTCGTCTTTTTTTGAGATAACTCAATAATTAAAGTTGTTCTTCTCCTTCATCACCATACCAATCAAAATGGAATGTTCCTGCTTTATCTTTTCTTTCGTAAGTATGTGCACCGAAATAATCCCGTTGAGCTTGGATAATATTTGCTGGCAAATCAGCCGTACGATAAGAATCATAATAAGCGATTGCTGAAGAGAATGTTGGAATAGGCACGCCTGATTTAACGGCGATCCCGACAACATCACGAACAGAATCTTGATAGTTTTTAGCAATATCCATAAAGTAACCATCTAACATTAAGTTTTTAAGATCTGGTTTATGATTGTAAGCATCCGTGATTTTTTGTAAGAATCGAGCACGAATGATGCAACCAGCACGGAATATTTTAGCTATTTCACCATATTGTAAATTCCAATCATACTCTTCACTAGCTGTACGCATTTGTGCAAATCCTTGAGCATAGCTCATAATCTTACTGAAGTACAACGCTTGTCTAATTTTTTCGACTAATTCAGCTTTGTCTCCTTCAACTTTATAACTAGCAGGTTTTGGTAAAATTTTGCTTGCCTCAACTCGTTCTTCTTTTAGTGCTGAGATATAACGCGCAAAAACGGATTCTGTAATCATTGGAAGCGGAACACCTAAATCTAGTGCACTTTGTGATGTCCATTTACCAGTTCCTTTATTTCCAGCACGATCCAAAATAATATCCACCATTGGTTTACCTGTTTCAGGATCTTTTTTTGTCAAAGCAGTTGCTGTAAGTTCAATTAAGAAACTATCTAATTCGCCTTTGTTCCATTCGGTAAAAACTTCAGCTATTTCATCTACAGATAGTCCAGCAACATTAGTTAACATGTGGTAAGCTTCAGCAATTAATTGCATGTCTCCATATTCGATACCATTGTGAACCATTTTAACGTAATGCCCTGCTCCATTTGGTCCAATATAAGTAACACATGCTTCGCCATCTTCATCAGCTACAGCAGCAATTTGTTCAAGAATTGGAGCAACTAAATCGTATGCTTCTTTTTGTCCACCAGGCATAATAGCCGGCCCTTTTAATGCTCCTTCTTCTCCACCAGAAACACCTGTTCCAATAAAGTTTACCCCTGACTCAGCAAGTTCTTCACTACGACGAATTGTATCTTTAAAGAAAGTATTTCCGCCATCAATCAATATGTCACCTTTATCAAGATGTGGCAATAAGGATTGAATCGTTGCATCTGTACCCTTACCAGCTTGTACCATTAATAAAATACGTCTTGGTTTTTCAAGTGAATCTACAAATTCTTCAACTGTACGAGTCAATACTAATTTTTTATCTGGATTCTCTGCAACAACTGCTTCTGTTTTAGAAGTTGTTCGATTATAAACTGATACAGAATACCCTCTGCTTTCAATATTTAAAGCTAAGTTTTTCCCCATAACAGCCATTCCAACTACACCAATCTCTTGCTTACTCATATTTATTTAAACTCCCTTCACTTAAAAACTGATTTTATTTTAACACTATTTCTCTGTTCTTTACTATCCTAGCAAAAAAAGGAAGAAATTAAAAGTTGTTTCATTTAAACTGACTACTTTAAGAATTATTTTATCTGCTTTCTAATTAAACTATACCGATTTTACCTGTATTTAATATTCCTTTTCACCTATTTTATTCCTAATTAGTGTAAAATAGGTGTTAAAGTAGACTTTATTGCTTAACTACATTTTCTATTAATCCTATTTTAAGGAGCGTTTGCTATGATCCAGTCCTATTACACAACAAATCAAGGAGAGATTATTCAAGATACTGATTTTGCTCATGTAGAGTGGATTCACCTTTCTGATCCAACAGATGATGAAATTAATCGGGTGGTTAACCATTTCGGGTTTCCAAAAGACTACCTTTCTAGTGTTTTGGACCCAGATGAGGTTTCAAGACATGAAAATTTAGAATTAGATGAAAGCAAAAGTTCTTCATTGGCTATGTTTCTTTATCCATTAAAAATAACGGGTAACCCAAACGATAGTGAATATGTTACCAGACCTTTAGCTGTTATTATGACCTCCAAAACCGTTATTACTGCTGCTGTTAATACACCTGATTTCATTTCAAAAATGATTGAGAATAAGCCGGATTTTCCAATATCTAGTACAAATCAAGAGCGTTTTTTGTTAGATATTGCTTGGCACATTTCGTCTAATTACATTATTTACTTAAAAGATATCAATGCTAAAATAGAAAAATTAGAAGACACTATTACAAAGACCTCAAAAAACCGTCAATTATTTGTTTTAATGTCCTTACAAAAAAGTTTAGTCTATTTTAGTACTGCTATCGAAAGCAATCATCCGATTTTCAAACGTTTAAAAGATATTGAGCGTTTTAATACCGATAAAAACATTCTTTCCTTTTTACATGATGTTGTCATTGAAAATCAACAAGCGGAAGCTATGATAAGACAATCTAGTAAATTACTAAAGCAAATTAGTACTGTTTTTTCTTCAGTTATTTCAAATAATTTGAATAATATCATGAAGGTTTTGACTTCAATTACCATTGTCTTAACTATTCCAAATATTGTTGGAGCACTCTGGGGAATGAATGTCTCTTTACCACTAGAAGATACACCCGGTGTTTTTTGGATTATTTGTTTGATCATCATTATTATCTGTGCTGTAACGGTTTGGATGTTAAGAAAAAAAGATTATTTTTAATAGTCTATTGATTCTGCTGGCATCTTTGTTGTAAACTATAAGAAATAGGTTTATGAAAGTGAGGGATTACCTCTTGGCGGCAAAAAATAAAAAAAGAGTTTCTAAAACACAACGCTTCACAAAAGCGTTTGTCTGGATAATGCTCATTGCAATGTTAGGTTCAGGATTTCTTTCTGTTCTTTACACACTAATCACTATGAATTAAAGTTTACCACAGAAAACGATTTTGCTAATCGTTTTCTGTGGTTTTTATTTTAAAAATTGGAGGTTTAATAAAAGATGAATTTAAATAGACACTCAACTTGTATTCAAACAGCTACCTTTAGTATGGGTTGCTTTTGGGGGCCAGATAGTTTATTTGGTCATCTCCCAGGCGTAATTCATACACGTGTTGGTTATGCTGGTGGGACAACAACTGATCCTACCTATTATTTAATGGCAGACCATACGGAAACTTTAGAAATTGACTTTGATCCTGAGGTTATTAGTTACCCAACTATTTTGACTTTATTCTGGGACAGTCATGACGCTGTCAAAGATCGTACCTATAAAGGACGCCAATATCTTTCTCTTTTGTTCTATCATGATGCCGAGCAGCAAAAGGTAGCTCACCAAGTTAAACAAAATTGGGAAAATAAGAATCACAAAAAAATACAAACAGAAATCCAACCTTATACTCATTTTTATCAAGCGGAAGATCGTCATCAAAAATATTTTTTGAAACGTTATCCAAAAGCTCATACAGCTATCTCCAATCTTTTCCCCACTTATTCTGATTATATCGATTCTACTATTGCTGCACGTTTAAATAGTTTTGTTAGAGAATTTGTTCTGCTAGCAGATATCAAAAAAGAACTGGATTTTTGGAACCTAACCAAAAGTGAAAAATATATTTTAGAGGATTTGCTTGATACTATTCATTGGTAAAGTTAATTGTTACTAGTTCTAAAGAAAAATATTCTTGCAATCAATCAGATTAAAAGTCTGATTGATTGCAAGAATATTTATTTCAACTAAATTTTTTTTGTTTTTGTCTTTCTATTTTAGCTAGTACGGTTAATTCCTTTGCATGTTCTAATGTTAGCTTTGTGATTTCAGTTCCTGCTAACATACGCGCAATCTCTTCTATTTTCTCTGAAGTTTCTAAGGCATTAACATGTGTCTTTGTTCGATCATTTTCAACACTCTTAGAAATATAAAGATGATTATCGGCCATCGCTGCTACTTGAGGCAAGTGAGTAATACACAGAACTTGAGAATGAACAGCTACCATATAAATTTTATTTGCAATAGCTTGTGCGACCCGTCCGCTAACACCTGTATCTACCTCATCAAATATAATACTCGTGATCCCCTGAGATCTAGAAAATATGGTCTTCATTGCTAACATCATACGAGACAATTCTCCTCCAGAAGCTACCTTAGCTAAAGGTTTTAACGGTTCACCCATGTTTGTAGCAATATAAAACTCTATTACGTCAAAACCTGATTCACGCGCTTCTTCGCTCAAAAATTCTTTAATTGGTTTAAAGAATTGAACTTCAAAAACAACTTTTTCCATATAAAGTTCTTGTAATTGCTCATGAATAGATCGTTCTATATCTTTGGCTACTGTTCTGCGTTTTATAGATAGTTGACTGCCTTTATTTATTAGTTTTTTTGATAAAACAGCTAATTCTTTTGTCATATTCGTTAAATGATTTTCACGATTCATTATTTGATCTAGTTCAGCTGAAATTTTTTCGTAATAACCCTTTATTCCCGCAATAGATTCCCCATATTTTCGTTTTAATTGTTTTATGATTTCTAATCTTTTTTCAATATCATTTAACCGGTCTTCATCATAGGCCATTTGATCTATTTCCCGCAAAATATCACTAGCTGCTTCTTGGAGTTGGAAATAACTACTTGAAATAGCTTCTGATAAAGTTTTATATTTTTCATCTATCGTTTCCAAAGAACTCATATCAGTCATTGCATTTCCAACTAAATCAATACCGTTTACCTCATCTCCTTGCAGTGCATCATAGCTCAAAGATAAGGCTGACATAATTTTTTGATAATTAGATAGAAGATTCTTTTCTTCTAACAACTCTTCCTCTTCTCCATCAAGAAGTTCTGCCATTTCAATTTCATTCGTTTGATACTGCAACATATCTAACCGTTGTGCTAATGCTTGCTCTCCGTTTTGCCATTTTTCATAGGCTTTTTCTACTTTTTTATATTGAATGTATGTTTCTTGAAAATCTTTTTTTAATGCGATTAGTTCCTTATCACCAAAATGATCCAACATGCTTAAATGGCGTTCCGGATTCATTAACTCTTGGTGTTCATTTTGACCATGGATATCAATAATTGATTCTCCAATTAAACGCAGCGTTGCTATAGTCACTAAACGGCCATTGATACGACAGATATTCTTTCCGCTACGATGAATATCACGTTGAATAATAACGCTATCTTCCTCACTGTCAATATCATAAGCCTTTAGTAATTCATAAGTAAGCGAATTTCCGTCTAACGAAAACAAAGCTTCTAATACACACTTAGCTGCGCCATGTCGGATAAATTCACTAGATCCTCTTCCACCTGCAAGCAATCCAACAGCATCAATAATGATTGATTTTCCTGCTCCTGTTTCTCCGGTCAAAACGGTCATACCGCTGTTAAAACTAAGATTTAAATTTTGTATAATAGCAAAATCTTTGATTGTTAATTCCTGAAGCACTGTTTATCACCTCCAATACTTCTTTCTTAAACACTTAAATTAATTGTATGAAATGGTTTTTTAACTGTAGCGCTTCTTCATGTGATCGACAAATAATAAGTACTGTATCATCCCCTGAAATAGCTCCAAAAACACTCTCAAAATTTGAAGAGTCAATTAAACTACCCAGCGCAAAAGCATTTCCAGGAATGGTTCGAATGAGTAGAAAACAATCTTGCGTATCCACTGAAACAAAAGCATCTTTAAATAAACGTTCCAATTTTTTTGATGTATCGTATTGAATATCAGGCGGCAAACTATATCGGTATCCTCCTGTTTGTGAGGGTACTTTTACTAATTGCAATTCTTTAATATCACGTGAAATAGTTGCTTGTGTGACTTCGATACCCTTTTCTTCTAATATACGCACAAAATCTTCTTGTTTTTCAATAACATTTTCTTTAATCAACTCTTGCAATAAATGGTGACGATCTCTTTTTTTCATGTTTCCACCTCATTTTCATAACTACTATTATTCATTTAATACTCCTATCATAGCGTACTTATTTCAGATAGAAAAGAAAAAAATAAAAGAACTTAAAAACAAAAAAACTAAAACTTTAAAATAAAATACGAATATACTGATTCCAAACAGTACATTCGTTATTTTATTCATTTTCGCTTTTTTAGTGTGCTATAAGCTTCTGCTAAAACTGACTCTATGTCTACAGTTTGAGCTAACTCACCTTGTATCTTGTCATTCCATTTTAAATGAGCTAAAAATTCAATATTTCCTTCACCACCAGTAATAGGTGAAAACGTCAAGTTCAATACATCATAACCAATACTTATTACAAATGAAAGCATGTCTGTCAGGACTTGTTCATGAACCCGTTTATCGCTGACAATTCCTTTTTCACCCACATCTTCCCGATGAGCTTCAAATTGAGGCTTTATTAAAGCCAAAACATCTCCACCAGAAGCAATAATATTCTTCAAGACTGGAAGAATAAGGCGTAGTGAAATAAATGAAACATCAATTGATGATAAATTTGGTCTGCCTTTTGAAAAATCTTCTGGCTTACAATACCTAAAATTTGTTTGTTCCATAACTATGACTCTTGGATCTTGACGAAGTTTCCATGCTAACTGATTAGTCCCAACATCTAAAGCGTAACTCATTTTAGCTCCATGTTGCAAAGCTGCATCTGTAAATCCTCCAGTAGAGGAGCCGATATCTAACATAATTTTATCAGCAATAGCCACATCGAATACTTTCATAGCTTTTTCTAATTTAAACCCTCCACGGCTCACGTAACGAGAATGCTTACCTTTTAATTGGAGTTGAGTGTCAATTGCAATTTTTTCTCCAGCAGTGTCAATTCTTTCTTCTTTAACTGTATAGACTTGACCAGCCATAATCATGCTTCTTGCTTTTTCTATCGATTCTGCAAAACCTTGTTCAACTAGGAGAATATCTACTCGTTCTTTCTTCATATAATGGCTCCTATCTTTTTAATCAATTGCCAATAAATCGATAATTTCTACTAATAAATTAAGTTGAATCGGCTTCGCTGATTTTTTACTAATATCTTCAGCCGTTCTTAGATTTACTTTTGCAAGTGTTAACTCTTGCTCCAAAGCATTTCGAGCTCCTTCAAGTGTCAATAAACCCGGATACGTGCTTTTATGATGGGCTTCATCCATTCCTGTATTTTTGCCTATTTCTTCAACATTGCCAATTATGTCTAGAATGTCATCCCGAATTTGATAAGCCAATCCGATGTGTTCAGCAAACTCCATCAATTGTTCTTCTATTTCTGGCATTGCATCAGCAATCACACAAGCCGCATGTATTGGGAATTTTAGTAATTCACCCGTTTTATTTTTATGAATAAGTTGCAGTTCTTTTAAGTTTAGCTTTTTTTTCTCACCTTGAATATCTGCCATTTGGCCTAAAATCATACCTTCTGGACCAGCTGATTTTGCTAATGCTAAAATGATTTTCATTTTCTTTTCTACTGGTATATTTGATTCAGCAATAATTTCAAAAGCTTGCGTCAACAAAGCATCTCCAGCTAAAATCGCAATATTTTCACCGTATACAATATGGTTGGTTGGCTTTCCTCTGCGAAGATCATCATTATCCATAGCTGGCAAGTCATCGTGAATTAAAGAATAAGTATGAATAAATTCTAAAGCCGCACTTGTAGCAAAGCCATCTTTTATATTACCGCCTAGCGATTGGATCGTTGCTAATAGGAGTAAGGGTCTAATTCTTTTTCCACCTGCTGCCAAAGAGTAGGACATTGCTTCATGTAGCTTTTCTTTCTTAGTTGAATCTTTTCCTATATATTCTAACATTTCTTTTTCAAAGGATGGCATTACTTTTTCTTTAAACGAACTTAGATCCATAGTCGACCCTCTTCCTTCTTCCTATTCCTTTTCACTATTTTCTTCAAATAATTTTTCTTTGCCATTTTCATCAACTATTTTAGTTAATGTTTGTTCTGCATTTTGCAAAGTTTCTTTACAGAACTTACTTAGACTTACGCCTTTTTGAAATTGGTCTAATGCCTCTTCTAAGGGGACATCTCCACGCTCTAAATTCGTTACGATCTCTTCTAACTGCTGCATGGCTTCTTCAAATTTCATTTTTTTTACTGTACTCATTTAGATTCCTCTTCTTTCTTTATCACTTTTGCTTCAAAGTTTCCCTTGTACAAATGAACGTGTATTTTATCCTCTAATTCAACTTGTGCGCTGTCTTTAATCACTTTTCCATCCTTTGTCGCATAACTGTAGCCGCGGTTCATGATTTTTAATGGGCTCAAATAATCTAGTGATTGAACAGCATAATGAAATCGTTTGTTTTGATTTTCCATATACCATTCCATTTGCGTAGTTAAATGTTTGTTCATCACACTCAAATCACTAAATTTTTGCTTCACCAGTTGTGTTGGATTTTGTGCGTTTAGTTGCAACATTTGTACGTTTAGTTCGTTTTTTAATTGCTGATTTTTCTCTTCCATTGCTCGGATGAGCCTTTCAGATAAAAGATCTAATTTTTGAGCATATCCTTCATACAATCTTTGCGGTTGATTAAATATATAAGAACCCAAATGACTGTTCAACCGTTGATTCAAAACCTCTACTTTGCGAGCATAGCTTTGAACAAGGCGCAATTTCAACTGATCAATTTTAATCAACTCATCAGACAACAACGGAACGGCAAGTTCAGCTGCTGCTGTTGGAGTTGCCGCTCGCACATCTGCTACTAAATCCGCAATAGTCGTATCTGTTTCATGTCCCACCGAAGAAATGATTGGTGTTTGAGCTTCGAATATTGCTCGGGCAACTTTCTCTTCATTAAAAGGCCACAGATCTTCAATTGAACCTCCACCACGGGCAATAATCATTGTATCAAAATCGCCTTTTTCTTCTACCATACGGATACTCGATAC
Proteins encoded:
- a CDS encoding response regulator transcription factor: MNKILIIEDEKNLARFVELELKHEGYATEVRYDGRSGLEAAVAEDAHWDVILLDLMLPELNGIDVCRRIRLVSNVPIIMMTARDSVIDRVSGLDHGADDYIVKPFAIEELLARLRALFRRIEIESEQNITKQTTVTYRDLKVEKENRVVRRGDEVIELTKREYELLLELMENVNVVLARDVLLNKVWGYETEVETNVVDVYIRYLRNKIDVPNVDSYIQTVRGTGYVMRS
- a CDS encoding magnesium transporter CorA family protein, with product MIQSYYTTNQGEIIQDTDFAHVEWIHLSDPTDDEINRVVNHFGFPKDYLSSVLDPDEVSRHENLELDESKSSSLAMFLYPLKITGNPNDSEYVTRPLAVIMTSKTVITAAVNTPDFISKMIENKPDFPISSTNQERFLLDIAWHISSNYIIYLKDINAKIEKLEDTITKTSKNRQLFVLMSLQKSLVYFSTAIESNHPIFKRLKDIERFNTDKNILSFLHDVVIENQQAEAMIRQSSKLLKQISTVFSSVISNNLNNIMKVLTSITIVLTIPNIVGALWGMNVSLPLEDTPGVFWIICLIIIIICAVTVWMLRKKDYF
- a CDS encoding TlyA family RNA methyltransferase; this encodes MKKERVDILLVEQGFAESIEKARSMIMAGQVYTVKEERIDTAGEKIAIDTQLQLKGKHSRYVSRGGFKLEKAMKVFDVAIADKIMLDIGSSTGGFTDAALQHGAKMSYALDVGTNQLAWKLRQDPRVIVMEQTNFRYCKPEDFSKGRPNLSSIDVSFISLRLILPVLKNIIASGGDVLALIKPQFEAHREDVGEKGIVSDKRVHEQVLTDMLSFVISIGYDVLNLTFSPITGGEGNIEFLAHLKWNDKIQGELAQTVDIESVLAEAYSTLKKRK
- a CDS encoding DUF4044 domain-containing protein, producing the protein MKVRDYLLAAKNKKRVSKTQRFTKAFVWIMLIAMLGSGFLSVLYTLITMN
- a CDS encoding exodeoxyribonuclease VII small subunit; the protein is MSTVKKMKFEEAMQQLEEIVTNLERGDVPLEEALDQFQKGVSLSKFCKETLQNAEQTLTKIVDENGKEKLFEENSEKE
- the recN gene encoding DNA repair protein RecN, with translation MLQELTIKDFAIIQNLNLSFNSGMTVLTGETGAGKSIIIDAVGLLAGGRGSSEFIRHGAAKCVLEALFSLDGNSLTYELLKAYDIDSEEDSVIIQRDIHRSGKNICRINGRLVTIATLRLIGESIIDIHGQNEHQELMNPERHLSMLDHFGDKELIALKKDFQETYIQYKKVEKAYEKWQNGEQALAQRLDMLQYQTNEIEMAELLDGEEEELLEEKNLLSNYQKIMSALSLSYDALQGDEVNGIDLVGNAMTDMSSLETIDEKYKTLSEAISSSYFQLQEAASDILREIDQMAYDEDRLNDIEKRLEIIKQLKRKYGESIAGIKGYYEKISAELDQIMNRENHLTNMTKELAVLSKKLINKGSQLSIKRRTVAKDIERSIHEQLQELYMEKVVFEVQFFKPIKEFLSEEARESGFDVIEFYIATNMGEPLKPLAKVASGGELSRMMLAMKTIFSRSQGITSIIFDEVDTGVSGRVAQAIANKIYMVAVHSQVLCITHLPQVAAMADNHLYISKSVENDRTKTHVNALETSEKIEEIARMLAGTEITKLTLEHAKELTVLAKIERQKQKKFS
- the gndA gene encoding NADP-dependent phosphogluconate dehydrogenase — protein: MSKQEIGVVGMAVMGKNLALNIESRGYSVSVYNRTTSKTEAVVAENPDKKLVLTRTVEEFVDSLEKPRRILLMVQAGKGTDATIQSLLPHLDKGDILIDGGNTFFKDTIRRSEELAESGVNFIGTGVSGGEEGALKGPAIMPGGQKEAYDLVAPILEQIAAVADEDGEACVTYIGPNGAGHYVKMVHNGIEYGDMQLIAEAYHMLTNVAGLSVDEIAEVFTEWNKGELDSFLIELTATALTKKDPETGKPMVDIILDRAGNKGTGKWTSQSALDLGVPLPMITESVFARYISALKEERVEASKILPKPASYKVEGDKAELVEKIRQALYFSKIMSYAQGFAQMRTASEEYDWNLQYGEIAKIFRAGCIIRARFLQKITDAYNHKPDLKNLMLDGYFMDIAKNYQDSVRDVVGIAVKSGVPIPTFSSAIAYYDSYRTADLPANIIQAQRDYFGAHTYERKDKAGTFHFDWYGDEGEEQL
- the xseA gene encoding exodeoxyribonuclease VII large subunit codes for the protein MSDDYLTVTALTRYIKRKFERDPYLERIYLTGEISNFRNRPNAHQYFSLKDDHAKISAIMFKPAFQKLKFTPEEGMKVLVIGRISLYEASGNYQITIEHMEPDGVGALYQALEEMKKKLKNEGLFDAPKQLIPTFPKRIAVVTSPSGAVVRDIMTTIKRRFPIVQLVIYPTLVQGNKAADAIVSSIRMVEEKGDFDTMIIARGGGSIEDLWPFNEEKVARAIFEAQTPIISSVGHETDTTIADLVADVRAATPTAAAELAVPLLSDELIKIDQLKLRLVQSYARKVEVLNQRLNSHLGSYIFNQPQRLYEGYAQKLDLLSERLIRAMEEKNQQLKNELNVQMLQLNAQNPTQLVKQKFSDLSVMNKHLTTQMEWYMENQNKRFHYAVQSLDYLSPLKIMNRGYSYATKDGKVIKDSAQVELEDKIHVHLYKGNFEAKVIKKEEESK
- a CDS encoding polyprenyl synthetase family protein — its product is MDLSSFKEKVMPSFEKEMLEYIGKDSTKKEKLHEAMSYSLAAGGKRIRPLLLLATIQSLGGNIKDGFATSAALEFIHTYSLIHDDLPAMDNDDLRRGKPTNHIVYGENIAILAGDALLTQAFEIIAESNIPVEKKMKIILALAKSAGPEGMILGQMADIQGEKKKLNLKELQLIHKNKTGELLKFPIHAACVIADAMPEIEEQLMEFAEHIGLAYQIRDDILDIIGNVEEIGKNTGMDEAHHKSTYPGLLTLEGARNALEQELTLAKVNLRTAEDISKKSAKPIQLNLLVEIIDLLAID
- the msrA gene encoding peptide-methionine (S)-S-oxide reductase MsrA, whose translation is MNLNRHSTCIQTATFSMGCFWGPDSLFGHLPGVIHTRVGYAGGTTTDPTYYLMADHTETLEIDFDPEVISYPTILTLFWDSHDAVKDRTYKGRQYLSLLFYHDAEQQKVAHQVKQNWENKNHKKIQTEIQPYTHFYQAEDRHQKYFLKRYPKAHTAISNLFPTYSDYIDSTIAARLNSFVREFVLLADIKKELDFWNLTKSEKYILEDLLDTIHW
- the argR gene encoding arginine repressor, encoding MKKRDRHHLLQELIKENVIEKQEDFVRILEEKGIEVTQATISRDIKELQLVKVPSQTGGYRYSLPPDIQYDTSKKLERLFKDAFVSVDTQDCFLLIRTIPGNAFALGSLIDSSNFESVFGAISGDDTVLIICRSHEEALQLKNHFIQLI